From the Manis javanica isolate MJ-LG chromosome 11, MJ_LKY, whole genome shotgun sequence genome, one window contains:
- the LOC108404051 gene encoding calcitonin gene-related peptide 2, protein MGFGKSSPFLALSIWVLCQACSFQATPLRWALDSLPDPAALSEKEGRLLLAALLKAYVQRKTNELEQEQEQETEGSSIAAQKRSCNTATCVTHRLAGLLSRSGGVVKNDFVPTDVGSEAFGRRRRDLQA, encoded by the exons ATGGGCTTTGGGAAGTCCTCCCCCTTCCTGGCTCTCAGCATCTGGGTCCTGTGCCAGGCGTGCAGCTTCCAGGCAACACCACTCAG GTGGGCTTTGGACAGCCTCCCAGACCCGGCTGCCCTCAGTGAGAAGGAAGGACGTCTCCTGCTGGCTGCCCTGCTGAAGGCCTATGTGCAGAGGAAGACCAATGAGCTGGAGCAAGAGCAGGAGCAGGAGACAGAAGGCTCCAG CATCGCCGCCCAGAAGAGATCCTGCAACACTGCCACCTGTGTGACCCATCGGCTGGCAGGCTTGCTGAGCAGATCCGGGGGCGTGGTGAAGAACGACTTCGTGCCCACCGATGTGGGTTCGGAAGCCTTTGGCCGTCGCCGCAGGGACCTTCAGGCCTGA